The Opitutales bacterium ASA1 genome window below encodes:
- the menD gene encoding 2-succinyl-5-enolpyruvyl-6-hydroxy-3-cyclohexene- 1-carboxylic-acid synthase, whose translation MHSTLDFRNANSLWCSVLVETLARLGVRHAVVSPGSRSTPLTFAFVRHPKIDTTPVLDERSAAFFALGLARRTHQPVALVCTSGTAVANHLPAVVEASEGGVPLLVLTADRPPEMRACASGQTIDQQKIFGGFVRLFHEVAVPETRPQMLDYLRQTVANAVETARRAPRGPVHLNLPFRDPLPPIADDETAALEANWDAGFFDHLVAPEVGVSHMRLLVRASTARGLIVAGPANPSCRSEYTARLRELAERLRWPVIADALSPLRHGGGFDVPVVSCYDAILRHEATARDLVPRQVVALGDWPTSKVLRGWLARSGAETVLISSGGANRDALHGRTRTLAGEATWLVAEGTPPRDDAYTSAWAGAEVAARGAIDAALRSEPGMVEPCVCRVLAELLPAGARLFVASSMPVRDVEYFWPVTDKRFEFHFNRGANGIDGTLSTALGVAHEADGPVVLLTGDLAFLHDTNGLLSAPKLRGALTVVLVDNHGGGIFEHLPVAKFDPPFEEFFATPQAVDFARLCEAYGIAYEAVQDRERFAGAITTSWVRGVRVLHLRTDRKRDAALRRRVLDAASRAAAEAIL comes from the coding sequence ATGCACTCCACGCTCGACTTCAGAAACGCGAACAGCCTCTGGTGCAGCGTCCTCGTGGAGACGCTCGCTCGGCTCGGCGTGCGTCATGCGGTCGTGTCGCCCGGGTCCCGATCGACGCCGCTGACCTTCGCGTTCGTGCGGCATCCGAAGATCGACACGACTCCGGTGCTGGACGAGCGTTCGGCGGCATTCTTCGCGCTCGGGCTGGCGCGCCGGACGCACCAGCCGGTGGCACTCGTGTGCACCTCGGGTACGGCAGTCGCCAACCATCTGCCGGCGGTGGTCGAAGCGAGCGAGGGCGGTGTGCCGTTGCTGGTCTTGACGGCGGATCGACCGCCCGAGATGCGAGCGTGCGCCAGCGGTCAGACGATCGACCAGCAAAAAATCTTCGGCGGGTTCGTGCGGCTGTTTCACGAGGTCGCGGTGCCGGAGACGCGTCCGCAGATGCTGGACTACTTGCGACAGACGGTGGCAAACGCAGTGGAGACGGCACGTCGAGCGCCGCGCGGTCCGGTGCATCTCAATCTGCCGTTTCGCGATCCATTGCCGCCGATCGCCGACGACGAGACGGCGGCTCTGGAGGCGAATTGGGACGCGGGATTCTTCGACCATCTCGTCGCGCCGGAGGTCGGGGTTTCGCACATGCGCTTGCTCGTGCGAGCGTCCACCGCTCGAGGGTTGATCGTCGCCGGGCCGGCGAACCCGTCGTGCCGGAGTGAATACACGGCGCGATTGCGCGAGTTGGCCGAGCGCCTGCGTTGGCCGGTGATCGCCGACGCGCTCTCGCCGCTTCGACACGGAGGCGGGTTCGACGTGCCGGTGGTATCGTGTTACGACGCGATCTTGCGACACGAGGCCACGGCCCGCGATCTCGTGCCGCGGCAGGTCGTCGCGTTGGGCGATTGGCCTACGAGCAAAGTTCTCCGCGGCTGGCTGGCGCGCTCCGGTGCGGAGACCGTGCTGATATCTTCAGGCGGAGCGAACCGCGACGCATTGCACGGCCGCACGCGGACCCTTGCCGGCGAGGCGACGTGGCTGGTCGCAGAGGGAACACCACCGAGAGACGACGCGTACACGTCGGCTTGGGCTGGTGCGGAAGTCGCGGCACGCGGAGCCATCGATGCCGCCTTGCGGAGCGAGCCCGGCATGGTGGAGCCGTGCGTATGCCGCGTGTTGGCTGAGCTCCTGCCGGCGGGGGCGCGTCTGTTCGTGGCCAGTTCGATGCCGGTGCGCGATGTCGAGTATTTCTGGCCGGTGACCGACAAGCGGTTCGAGTTTCACTTCAACCGGGGCGCGAACGGAATCGACGGCACCTTGTCGACGGCGCTCGGAGTGGCACACGAGGCGGACGGTCCGGTCGTGTTGCTCACGGGCGATCTCGCGTTTCTGCACGACACGAACGGTCTGCTTTCGGCGCCCAAGCTTCGCGGTGCGCTCACGGTCGTGCTCGTCGACAACCACGGAGGCGGCATCTTCGAGCACTTGCCGGTCGCGAAGTTCGATCCTCCGTTCGAGGAGTTCTTCGCCACGCCGCAAGCGGTCGACTTCGCGCGTTTGTGCGAAGCTTACGGAATCGCGTACGAAGCGGTGCAGGACCGGGAGCGTTTCGCCGGTGCCATAACCACTTCGTGGGTACGGGGCGTGCGGGTCTTGCACCTGCGAACCGACCGCAAGCGCGACGCGGCTCTGCGGCGTCGAGTCTTGGATGCGGCCTCGCGTGCGGCCGCTGAAGCGATTCTCTGA
- a CDS encoding BatA domain-containing protein produces MSLLAPLFLLGILAVAAPIAAHFLRRRTAQRVQFSATRFLDVSAPVAARRRELEHPWLLLLRALVVALLALAFARPFFSSLPETPLSGPLPRSVVVVVDQSASMQRNGIPDQVRSRFRALAASLGPADSLAVLGTAETTPVIDAQTWRNATASTRASLLESAEKAIAPGWGASPLDDALVRALEAAESMREAPGDAVPVEIVLLSDLAASAELSGLAGLDWPDHAYLRTETIVPTATPNASLHFLGWSAESEAPRRARLSLVNHSETDLQVGVDAFDAVSQEPVRPTESYALAPRERRTIAIQIPDTPVDAVRVELSGDGEPFDDSVWIAVPSTLRIPVAYLGSDRAEDPRRARFFIERALESRDGFEARVLSLDSATDGILPDASLFVINGALQPRLVAVLRERLERGAHVLLLAAGADQLTLAAELVRESAWTPATLIPGSEDARLASIDFDHPQFAVFADPRFSNFSHIRFWRPVPIVLPESTHARAVARFEGGAAAVVEASVGSGTLLVWGGDWTPNSSQWVLSTKFVPWLRSLALRSAGGPLPDAQDEVGSWRSATDTVRWQPLDGPVVASPSTAIPSAPGLLQVDEGRGPRLLALNHPASESESRILPSDTWVRLGVATRPPEVDPAAVPAARDRLRASELEATQSIWRWVLLVVVLLLVLESIVSLRTTRAGAPVSTSA; encoded by the coding sequence ATGAGTCTTCTCGCGCCGCTCTTCCTCCTCGGCATCCTCGCCGTGGCCGCTCCGATCGCCGCCCACTTCCTGCGGCGTCGGACCGCTCAACGCGTTCAGTTCAGCGCCACGCGCTTCCTCGACGTCTCTGCTCCGGTCGCCGCGCGGCGACGCGAGTTGGAGCACCCTTGGCTTCTCCTCCTGCGTGCATTGGTGGTCGCCCTACTCGCGCTCGCGTTCGCTCGCCCGTTCTTCTCTTCGTTGCCTGAAACACCCCTGTCCGGCCCTCTCCCGCGGAGTGTGGTCGTCGTGGTCGATCAAAGCGCGAGCATGCAGCGCAACGGTATACCCGATCAGGTGCGCTCCCGCTTCCGCGCACTCGCCGCTTCGCTCGGCCCGGCGGACTCGCTCGCCGTCCTCGGCACCGCCGAGACGACACCGGTGATCGATGCGCAAACTTGGCGAAACGCGACCGCTTCCACCAGAGCTTCGCTGCTCGAGAGCGCGGAGAAAGCCATTGCACCGGGATGGGGCGCGTCCCCTCTCGACGACGCTCTCGTGCGCGCCCTCGAAGCGGCCGAATCGATGCGCGAGGCTCCCGGCGACGCCGTCCCCGTCGAGATCGTGCTGCTCTCCGATCTCGCCGCCTCGGCCGAACTCTCCGGCCTCGCCGGTCTCGACTGGCCCGATCACGCATACCTTCGGACCGAAACGATCGTTCCCACCGCCACGCCGAACGCATCGCTGCATTTCCTCGGCTGGTCCGCCGAATCCGAGGCTCCTCGCCGTGCGCGCCTATCCTTGGTCAACCATTCGGAGACCGATCTCCAGGTCGGAGTCGATGCCTTCGACGCGGTCTCGCAGGAACCCGTGCGACCGACCGAATCCTACGCGCTCGCACCTCGCGAGCGTCGTACCATCGCTATCCAGATTCCGGATACTCCCGTGGACGCCGTCCGCGTGGAGCTTTCCGGCGACGGCGAGCCGTTCGACGATTCGGTCTGGATCGCGGTGCCGTCGACGCTCCGGATTCCCGTCGCGTATCTCGGATCGGACCGCGCCGAAGACCCGCGTCGAGCGCGCTTCTTCATCGAACGCGCTCTCGAGTCTCGAGACGGGTTCGAGGCACGCGTGCTGTCCTTGGACTCCGCGACCGACGGCATCCTTCCCGACGCATCGCTCTTCGTGATCAACGGTGCGCTCCAGCCTCGGCTTGTCGCCGTGCTCCGCGAACGCCTCGAACGGGGTGCGCATGTTTTGCTCTTGGCCGCCGGTGCCGACCAACTGACGCTCGCCGCCGAACTCGTCCGGGAAAGCGCGTGGACTCCTGCGACGCTGATCCCCGGTTCCGAAGACGCGCGGCTCGCCTCGATCGACTTCGACCACCCGCAGTTCGCGGTCTTCGCCGATCCGCGCTTCAGCAACTTCAGCCACATCCGCTTCTGGCGTCCCGTGCCCATCGTACTTCCCGAGTCCACGCACGCACGTGCGGTCGCTCGCTTCGAAGGCGGGGCCGCGGCCGTGGTCGAAGCGAGCGTCGGCAGCGGCACATTGCTGGTCTGGGGTGGCGATTGGACGCCGAACTCGAGCCAATGGGTGCTGTCGACCAAGTTCGTTCCGTGGCTGCGTTCGCTCGCTCTGCGCTCCGCGGGGGGACCGCTTCCCGACGCTCAGGACGAGGTCGGCTCGTGGAGATCCGCCACCGACACCGTGCGCTGGCAGCCGCTCGACGGTCCGGTGGTCGCTTCACCTTCCACCGCGATACCGTCCGCCCCCGGCTTGCTCCAAGTCGACGAGGGCCGCGGACCGCGCCTGCTCGCGTTGAACCACCCCGCCTCGGAGAGCGAGTCACGTATCCTGCCTTCGGATACTTGGGTACGACTCGGAGTGGCCACGCGACCACCGGAGGTGGACCCGGCCGCCGTCCCGGCCGCTCGCGACCGGTTACGCGCGTCCGAACTCGAAGCAACGCAATCCATCTGGCGATGGGTCCTACTGGTGGTCGTCCTGCTGCTCGTGCTCGAGAGCATCGTCTCCCTTCGCACCACTCGCGCCGGAGCGCCTGTATCCACCTCCGCATGA
- a CDS encoding isochorismate synthase — MQRVPLQPDDTQSPEALVRFLGECRETARRRGRAQLVSISIESGVLDPLAVLESIYEPGELHFYCERPSEDLAVAGADAVLRFTIEGESRFAQARRFVLDTLEHAIVVGDAALPFAGPHFFAGFGFHDRSARGEAFPAATLFVPRWQVGRRGDRFAAVANLMVDPDSAIEPMVGRVWRASAKFRSFEYGTVAEAAREAGPARIDSTEVGEDGFFERSVATALELIAARTFDKIVLARALDLRSEGAFHPLALLNTLRGRFPDCYAFSFGNGEGQSFIGASPERLVRMQAGRIETEALAGSAPRGRTASEDAALGSGLLKSEKDLREHALVVGSLVRRLEAAGLKAEVSARPRLKQMSNVQHLHSPVSAATRVGMHVLDTVCALHPTPAVGGSPREAACPHIRALEPFERGLYAGPIGWADSEGGGEFLVGIRSALVDGARARLYAGAGIVEGSIPERERQETDLKFRAMRDVFAPA, encoded by the coding sequence ATGCAACGTGTCCCACTCCAGCCCGACGACACGCAGTCTCCGGAGGCGCTCGTTCGATTTCTCGGGGAGTGCCGCGAGACGGCGCGGCGACGTGGTCGGGCGCAACTCGTCAGCATTTCGATCGAGTCGGGCGTGTTGGATCCGCTGGCGGTGCTCGAGTCGATTTACGAGCCGGGTGAACTTCACTTTTACTGCGAGCGTCCCTCCGAAGACTTGGCCGTGGCCGGCGCGGATGCGGTGCTGCGCTTCACGATCGAGGGGGAGAGCCGTTTCGCGCAAGCGCGTCGTTTCGTCTTGGATACGCTCGAACACGCGATCGTCGTCGGTGACGCCGCGCTTCCGTTCGCCGGGCCGCACTTCTTCGCGGGGTTCGGCTTTCACGATCGTTCGGCGCGAGGGGAGGCGTTTCCGGCGGCGACGTTGTTCGTGCCTCGCTGGCAGGTCGGCCGACGCGGAGATCGCTTCGCCGCAGTGGCGAATCTGATGGTCGATCCGGACTCGGCGATCGAGCCGATGGTCGGGCGGGTGTGGCGTGCGAGCGCGAAGTTCCGGTCGTTCGAGTACGGCACCGTCGCCGAGGCCGCCCGCGAGGCCGGTCCCGCGAGGATCGACTCCACCGAGGTCGGCGAAGACGGCTTTTTCGAGCGTTCCGTCGCGACCGCCTTGGAACTGATCGCGGCGAGGACGTTCGACAAGATCGTGCTCGCACGTGCGCTCGATCTCCGGTCGGAAGGAGCGTTTCATCCGCTCGCGTTGCTCAACACCCTGCGCGGTCGTTTTCCCGATTGCTACGCGTTCTCCTTCGGAAACGGAGAGGGGCAGAGCTTCATCGGGGCAAGTCCCGAACGACTCGTGCGCATGCAGGCGGGGAGGATCGAGACCGAAGCGCTCGCCGGATCGGCACCTCGTGGAAGAACCGCGAGCGAGGACGCCGCACTCGGCTCAGGCCTGCTCAAGAGCGAGAAGGATCTGCGCGAACACGCGCTCGTCGTGGGGTCGTTGGTGCGAAGGTTGGAGGCCGCGGGCTTGAAGGCCGAGGTCAGTGCGCGTCCTCGGCTCAAGCAGATGTCCAACGTCCAGCACTTGCATTCGCCCGTCTCGGCCGCGACGCGTGTTGGTATGCATGTATTGGATACAGTCTGCGCGCTGCACCCGACGCCAGCGGTGGGTGGCTCCCCACGCGAGGCGGCCTGTCCGCACATTCGCGCACTCGAGCCTTTCGAGCGAGGTCTTTACGCGGGGCCGATCGGCTGGGCGGACAGCGAGGGCGGAGGCGAATTCCTCGTCGGCATTCGGTCCGCGCTCGTGGACGGAGCGCGTGCGCGTCTTTACGCCGGGGCCGGCATCGTGGAGGGTTCGATACCCGAGAGGGAAAGGCAGGAGACGGATTTGAAGTTTCGGGCGATGCGCGACGTGTTTGCTCCGGCCTGA
- the menB gene encoding 1,4-dihydroxy-2-naphthoyl-CoA synthase produces MSIDWKTAKTYEDILYHKAEGIAKVTINRPHKRNAFRPKTVFEMYDACIDAREDPEVGVVLLTGAGPHTDGKYAFCAGGDQSVRGHAGYVGEDGVPRLNVLDLQKLIRSMPKVVIALVAGYAIGGGHVLHIVCDLTIAADNAVLGQVGPAMGSFDGGFGSSYLARIVGHKKAREIWYLCRQYTAQEGLEMGLVNKVVPIDELESEGVQWAREIMQKSPLAIRCLKSAFNADVDGQSGLQELAGNATMLYYMTDEAKEFHSAQREKRRPNARRFPWLP; encoded by the coding sequence ATGAGCATCGACTGGAAGACAGCCAAGACCTACGAGGACATCCTGTATCACAAGGCCGAGGGCATCGCGAAGGTGACCATCAATCGGCCTCACAAGAGAAACGCGTTTCGCCCGAAGACGGTGTTCGAGATGTACGACGCGTGCATCGACGCACGCGAGGACCCCGAGGTCGGCGTGGTACTCTTGACGGGTGCGGGGCCGCACACCGACGGCAAGTACGCGTTTTGTGCGGGAGGCGATCAGAGCGTGCGCGGCCACGCGGGCTACGTCGGCGAGGACGGCGTGCCGCGGCTCAACGTCCTCGATCTGCAGAAATTGATCCGCTCGATGCCGAAGGTCGTGATCGCTCTCGTGGCCGGTTACGCGATCGGAGGTGGACACGTGTTGCACATCGTCTGCGATCTCACGATCGCGGCGGACAACGCCGTGCTCGGACAGGTGGGTCCGGCGATGGGGAGTTTCGACGGAGGATTCGGTTCGAGTTATCTCGCGCGAATCGTGGGGCACAAGAAGGCGCGCGAGATCTGGTATTTGTGTCGTCAATACACGGCGCAAGAAGGGCTCGAGATGGGATTGGTGAACAAGGTGGTTCCGATCGACGAACTCGAGAGCGAAGGTGTGCAGTGGGCGCGCGAGATCATGCAGAAGAGCCCGCTCGCGATCCGGTGTTTGAAATCGGCGTTCAACGCCGACGTGGACGGTCAATCCGGTCTTCAGGAGTTGGCGGGAAACGCGACCATGCTCTATTACATGACCGACGAGGCGAAGGAGTTCCACTCGGCGCAGCGAGAGAAACGCCGTCCGAACGCGCGACGGTTTCCTTGGCTGCCTTGA
- a CDS encoding Ig-like domain-containing protein, protein MTLASLSIPQGPWLWVALAAAALLVPLAWLSLAPAGRDSRTMAVGLALRMLAVGFLLVCLLDLRWTAPRAAKGENAFAVLVDDSASLSVRDSSDDEIRGERLRALLPSGPGTWTETLASDFQLRRYAFGRDIRRIRDADDLGFTEERSDLLSALARVARRPSGAPLAGILVLSDGNATDRSPGVDPDLAGVPPVHVVVLGREGTPDLRIESATAEARSFDDTPLALRVEVSRHGTLPSEATVSVRPLGGSVGEASPTPARIRFPDTSTTPVSTTLRWNSEGTGIGFHVVEVVPDDGAASTEATVSNNRRLVAVDRGLPERRILYVGGRPGWEFKYFNRALSVDPRLRLSGIIRVAKREPKFDFKGRAGEASNPMFRGFGAEAEETTRYDQPVLVRVHVSDERELRDGFPRTAEELFEFDAVVLDSVEASFFTHDQLVLLRGFVADRGGGLLMLGGADSLDDGGYARSPLASVLPVYLDRTADRAPQGRLRWSLTREGWVQPWVRIAESESAERARLDAMPSLLVGHALVQTKPGATVFAQFEDDEGITYPGLVAQTFGAGRAAVVAAGDLWRWGLRDASDAVALERFWRQTARWLVSESPPRVSVVARATTSGSTRLEITARDRAHRPADDAVVAVSIERIRFGDEPATDGFSSLTLDAAPDPSGRGRYALAVPARESGAYRARVKVTTAGSGDVLGTAETGWTVDALPEEFRSADPDRAFLEDIARRTGGSVVDPSALDTFARSLPNLAAPITTIVSEPVWHSPWLLLATLACLGAEWLWRRWRGLP, encoded by the coding sequence ATGACGCTCGCATCGTTGTCCATTCCCCAAGGTCCGTGGCTGTGGGTCGCTCTCGCGGCCGCCGCGCTTCTCGTGCCCCTCGCGTGGTTGTCGCTCGCGCCGGCCGGCCGCGACTCTCGCACCATGGCCGTAGGCCTCGCTCTACGCATGCTCGCCGTCGGCTTCCTCCTCGTTTGTCTCCTCGATCTTCGCTGGACCGCGCCACGGGCGGCCAAAGGCGAGAACGCCTTCGCCGTGCTCGTCGACGACAGCGCGAGCCTGTCCGTGCGTGACTCGTCCGACGACGAGATCCGCGGCGAACGACTCCGCGCGCTGTTGCCGTCCGGTCCCGGCACGTGGACGGAAACACTCGCATCCGATTTTCAACTACGTCGCTACGCCTTCGGTCGCGACATCCGGCGCATCCGTGACGCGGACGACCTCGGCTTCACTGAAGAACGCTCCGATCTCCTCTCCGCCCTCGCCCGTGTCGCACGCCGACCGTCCGGCGCGCCCCTCGCCGGAATCCTCGTCTTGAGCGACGGCAACGCCACGGACCGCTCCCCCGGCGTCGACCCCGACCTCGCGGGTGTGCCGCCTGTTCACGTGGTCGTCCTCGGGCGCGAAGGCACCCCAGACCTGCGGATCGAGTCGGCCACCGCGGAAGCACGCTCGTTCGACGACACGCCGCTCGCCCTTCGCGTGGAGGTGTCGCGTCACGGCACGTTGCCCTCGGAGGCCACGGTGTCCGTCCGCCCACTGGGCGGCTCGGTCGGCGAAGCGTCACCCACTCCCGCCCGTATCCGGTTTCCGGACACGTCGACCACGCCGGTTTCCACGACCTTGCGCTGGAATTCCGAGGGTACCGGTATCGGATTTCACGTCGTCGAAGTCGTACCGGATGATGGAGCCGCCTCGACCGAAGCCACCGTCTCGAACAACCGACGTCTCGTCGCGGTGGATCGTGGTCTCCCCGAGCGCCGCATCCTCTACGTCGGCGGCCGTCCGGGATGGGAATTCAAGTACTTCAATCGCGCGCTCTCCGTCGACCCACGGTTGCGCCTGTCCGGGATCATCCGCGTCGCGAAGCGCGAGCCGAAGTTCGATTTCAAGGGACGCGCGGGCGAAGCCTCCAATCCCATGTTTCGCGGGTTCGGCGCGGAGGCCGAGGAAACCACTCGCTACGATCAACCGGTGCTCGTTCGCGTCCACGTCTCCGACGAACGCGAGCTGCGCGACGGTTTTCCGAGAACCGCGGAGGAGCTGTTCGAGTTCGATGCCGTCGTGCTCGACTCCGTAGAAGCGTCGTTCTTCACCCACGACCAACTCGTCCTGCTCCGCGGCTTCGTCGCGGATCGCGGAGGAGGACTGCTGATGCTCGGAGGAGCGGACTCGCTCGACGACGGCGGCTACGCCCGCTCGCCCCTCGCATCCGTCCTGCCCGTCTATCTCGATCGCACCGCCGATCGCGCACCGCAGGGGAGACTCCGCTGGTCGCTCACGCGGGAAGGTTGGGTGCAGCCATGGGTACGCATCGCCGAGAGCGAGTCCGCGGAGCGCGCCCGTCTGGACGCGATGCCCTCGTTGCTCGTGGGACACGCACTCGTGCAGACCAAACCGGGTGCGACCGTGTTCGCCCAGTTCGAGGACGACGAGGGCATCACCTACCCCGGGCTCGTCGCCCAAACCTTCGGTGCCGGCCGGGCCGCCGTCGTCGCCGCGGGCGATCTTTGGCGGTGGGGATTGCGCGACGCCTCGGACGCAGTCGCGTTGGAACGCTTCTGGAGACAGACCGCACGGTGGCTCGTCTCCGAGTCGCCCCCGCGGGTGAGCGTCGTCGCGCGGGCCACGACGAGCGGCTCCACGCGGCTCGAAATCACCGCCCGCGACCGCGCACACCGCCCCGCCGACGACGCGGTCGTGGCTGTATCGATCGAACGAATACGTTTCGGCGACGAACCAGCGACCGACGGCTTCTCGTCGCTCACCCTCGACGCCGCACCGGACCCTTCCGGACGCGGCCGCTACGCACTCGCGGTGCCGGCACGAGAGTCGGGAGCTTACCGAGCGCGCGTCAAGGTCACCACGGCGGGATCCGGGGACGTGCTCGGCACCGCGGAAACCGGCTGGACGGTCGACGCGTTGCCCGAAGAATTTCGATCGGCCGATCCCGATCGCGCATTCCTCGAAGACATCGCACGCCGCACCGGCGGCTCGGTCGTGGACCCGAGCGCGCTCGACACGTTCGCACGATCGCTGCCGAACCTCGCGGCTCCGATCACGACGATCGTCTCGGAACCCGTGTGGCACTCGCCGTGGCTGTTGCTCGCGACCCTCGCGTGTCTCGGTGCAGAGTGGCTGTGGAGACGCTGGAGGGGACTACCGTGA
- a CDS encoding DUF58 domain-containing protein encodes MPPPSPSLTGIEPAALLAIGDLELRARVVVEGMWNGLHRSPFSGFSVEFSEYRQYVPGDDLRWLDWKVLARTDREYVRKFEDETNVRCHLLVDTSRSMAFGSASYSKFDYARTLAAALAAFLVQQRDMVGLALFADALGTHVPARWRPGHLRRLLLALDAAQPSGATDLSASLETAGRLWRKRGIVVIVSDLLEPVDSWESSVALLVAAGHDVRVFQVLDPAELTLRYGRAAEWEDLESGSRLLVDPEVARERYRERLNSHLSKATSALESRGVPVTRVTTDEPLDLVLTKWMHDAARRRSGRAQRTRRPA; translated from the coding sequence ATGCCTCCCCCGTCCCCGTCCCTCACCGGTATCGAACCGGCCGCACTCCTCGCCATCGGCGATCTGGAGTTGCGAGCGCGCGTCGTGGTGGAAGGCATGTGGAACGGTCTCCACCGCAGCCCCTTCTCGGGATTCTCCGTCGAGTTCTCGGAATACCGCCAATACGTCCCCGGCGACGATCTCCGCTGGCTCGACTGGAAGGTGCTCGCCCGCACGGATCGCGAGTACGTCCGCAAGTTCGAAGACGAAACCAACGTCCGCTGCCACCTCCTCGTGGACACGAGCCGATCGATGGCCTTCGGCTCGGCGTCGTATTCGAAGTTCGACTACGCCCGCACCCTCGCCGCCGCGTTGGCCGCCTTTCTCGTGCAACAACGCGACATGGTCGGCCTCGCCCTCTTCGCCGATGCACTCGGCACGCACGTTCCCGCCCGCTGGCGACCTGGTCACCTTCGTCGCCTCCTGCTCGCGCTCGACGCGGCGCAGCCTTCGGGCGCGACCGACCTCTCCGCCTCGCTCGAGACCGCCGGCCGCCTCTGGCGCAAACGCGGCATCGTCGTAATCGTCTCCGACCTGCTCGAACCCGTCGATTCGTGGGAGAGCTCGGTCGCCCTGCTCGTCGCCGCCGGACACGATGTGCGCGTCTTCCAAGTGCTCGATCCCGCCGAGCTCACGCTCCGTTACGGACGCGCTGCGGAATGGGAGGACCTCGAGTCCGGTTCGCGGCTGCTCGTCGATCCCGAAGTGGCGCGCGAGCGCTATCGCGAGCGCCTGAACTCCCATCTCTCGAAAGCGACGTCCGCTCTCGAGAGTCGCGGCGTCCCCGTGACGCGCGTGACCACCGACGAGCCGCTCGATCTCGTATTGACGAAGTGGATGCACGACGCCGCACGACGCCGCAGCGGTCGCGCGCAACGCACGAGGAGGCCCGCATGA
- the metG gene encoding methionine--tRNA ligase: protein MKKFFITTAIDYANGSPHLGHAYEKVLSDVVARFRRLMGDEVWFLTGVDEHGQKVQQSARAKGVEPQEFVDGIAGLFRELCTTLEISNDDFIRTTEERHKRVVRDTLQRLYDKGEIYKAEYKGYYSTRQEQFLQEKDRSPDGSWPDIFGEVVEITEANYFFKLRAYQDWLVEHIRSNENFILPRYRAKQVLEFLSEPLNDLCISRPKERLEWGIPLPFDADFVTYVWFDALLNYYSAVAERGDAWPADYHVIGKDILVPPHAVYWPIMLKAAGIEPPRSLLVHGWWSINGARMSKSTGNFVDPIPFATQYGPDALRYFLIREMSVGQDSDFSLQQFLARYNAELANNLGNLVNRTLNMTNRFSGGVVPERVVDEEPEHELRGLWEKTRVEAIRLAEEFQFHIALERTFAFVTATNAYIEKRAPWKLGKSTDARDAALLRTSIATMAEALRLGVTLLAPVMPGTHARVLALLGVEATGTWREQLEWGSSVTGASVGQTAILFPKPTSA, encoded by the coding sequence ATGAAGAAGTTCTTCATCACCACGGCGATCGACTACGCCAACGGCTCTCCTCATCTCGGGCACGCCTACGAAAAGGTCTTGTCCGACGTCGTCGCACGGTTTCGCCGGTTGATGGGCGACGAGGTGTGGTTTTTGACCGGCGTCGACGAGCACGGGCAGAAGGTGCAACAATCGGCGCGCGCGAAGGGCGTGGAGCCGCAGGAGTTCGTGGACGGGATCGCCGGGTTGTTTCGCGAACTCTGCACGACTCTCGAGATTTCCAACGACGACTTCATCCGTACGACGGAGGAGCGGCACAAGCGGGTGGTGCGCGACACGCTTCAGCGGCTTTACGACAAAGGCGAGATCTACAAGGCCGAGTACAAGGGTTACTACAGCACGAGGCAGGAGCAGTTCTTGCAGGAAAAGGACCGTAGTCCGGACGGGAGCTGGCCGGACATCTTCGGCGAAGTGGTCGAGATCACCGAGGCCAACTACTTCTTCAAGTTGCGCGCCTACCAAGATTGGCTGGTGGAGCACATTCGCAGCAACGAGAACTTCATCCTGCCGCGATATCGGGCGAAGCAGGTGCTCGAGTTTCTTTCGGAGCCGCTCAATGATCTGTGCATCTCGCGACCGAAGGAGCGTCTGGAATGGGGTATACCGCTGCCGTTCGACGCCGACTTCGTGACTTACGTGTGGTTCGACGCGTTGCTGAACTACTATTCGGCGGTGGCGGAGCGAGGTGACGCTTGGCCGGCGGATTATCACGTGATCGGCAAGGACATCCTGGTGCCCCCGCACGCCGTCTACTGGCCGATCATGCTGAAGGCAGCGGGCATCGAACCTCCACGCTCGTTGCTCGTACACGGATGGTGGTCGATCAACGGTGCACGTATGTCGAAGAGCACGGGAAACTTCGTGGATCCGATCCCGTTCGCGACGCAATACGGGCCGGACGCACTGCGCTATTTCCTCATTCGCGAGATGAGCGTGGGGCAGGACAGCGACTTCTCGTTGCAGCAGTTTCTCGCGCGATACAATGCGGAGTTGGCGAACAACCTCGGCAATCTCGTCAACCGCACGCTGAACATGACCAACCGTTTCTCCGGGGGAGTCGTGCCGGAACGCGTGGTCGACGAAGAGCCGGAGCACGAGTTGCGCGGTCTTTGGGAGAAGACGCGCGTCGAAGCGATCCGGTTGGCGGAGGAGTTTCAATTCCACATCGCGCTCGAGCGGACCTTCGCATTCGTCACGGCGACGAACGCCTACATCGAAAAGCGGGCGCCTTGGAAGCTCGGCAAGTCGACCGACGCTCGCGATGCGGCACTCTTGCGCACGTCGATCGCGACGATGGCGGAGGCGCTGCGGCTCGGAGTCACCTTGCTCGCACCCGTGATGCCCGGAACGCACGCGAGAGTCCTCGCCTTGTTGGGCGTGGAAGCGACCGGCACTTGGCGCGAGCAACTCGAGTGGGGCTCGTCGGTCACGGGCGCGAGCGTCGGACAAACCGCGATCCTCTTTCCCAAGCCGACTTCGGCCTGA